The following proteins come from a genomic window of Geminicoccaceae bacterium SCSIO 64248:
- a CDS encoding amino acid adenylation domain-containing protein, producing the protein MADIVDVYEMTPLQAGMLFHTLYQPESGAYFEQFWCVLEGPLDVEAYRGAWQQTVARHDVLRSACHWDDLDHPALVVHGAADPEWCIEDWSGLDAAAQDTRFAAWLADDRSRGFALDRAPLVRFALLRLGSGRHRFVWSFHHLLMDGWCGALLVREVLRRYAGGEAPPAPPSYRHFVEWRARQDRDAAEAYWRHALAGAAMPTPLGIERPRSGGALPITLRETLSAGLSADLTTMARDARLTLNTLVQGAWALLLARYSGAEDVVFGAVQSGRPPELPGVEDMVGLFLNTTPVRAVAAAGERLVPWLRDLQAEQRQRERFGYAALTDIQRWSGTTGSTLFDSLLIVETYPQSIESVVATDESSLRVSGAGSRERTHYALTLKVFPGDRIGLDLSADPARIEPADAKRLLAHLRTVLAQFAQRPDARLGEITLLDPAERDRLLRLGRGRERTPAPLVHEQILVRAGASPQAVAVELEDGTCLTYAELDRRSGAMAARLREQGAGPGTVVALCLERGAALVPSLLGVLRSGAAYLPLDPHYPAERIATTLADAGARLVLTDEASAPVLAGWPAIEVVNAADWLAQTVDDCGPDRAVDADAIAYILYTSGSTGRPKGVPIRHSSLSNFLASMAVRPGIEAGDRLLAVTTVAFDIAALELLGPLSQGGTVVLAEAASARDGHRLAALLRERAITILQATPSGWRLLVEAGWTGGTGLRMLCGGEALDAPLARALLERGGALWNLYGPTETTIWSAALRIDASMLDGAVAPIGEAIDETQLHVLDPSGMPAPTGVPGELHIGGAGLSPGYWNRPELAADAFVPNPFAGHPGEGPTLYRTGDQVRLRDDGRIDFLGRRDGQIKLRGFRIELGEIEACLANDPDVIQPVVTVRDDGGARLVAYLRLLDTAPADVISRLRDHLAAALPAHMLPSAYVTLDAFPLTPNGKIDRAALPVPGQEIEAAHEAGRSPVEELIAGVWAEALGVAHVGRDNGFFDLGGHSLLATRVLGQVRRALGVDLGLKDLFEASSFEGFCARVTAARDGGRPSLPSIVAGAVPTLSFAQRRHWLIARLDPDNPGYLLPIAVRLRGPLDRAALERALSGLVARHAVLRSVFPERDGSPALRVIDAAPIALPVEDLAALPASEREQALPAAREHEARSGFDLRAGPPWRVRLLRATEDEHVLLLTLHHILADEWSLDLLRRAIASGYAAALGNGPEPEVPQIQYADFAAWQRELDLAPQLDYWRRRLADAPTLLPLATDFPRPAVRTGAGACVPIRLSVAAVGGLRRAAQREGVTLFMTLLAAFHALLYRHTGSTDIVVGTPVANRQLAEVQEIIGLFVNTVAIRADLSGDPSFAALLGQVRDAVLDAHAHQDAPFEQVLEALGVPRSYSHPPLFQTLFSLQTLPPAGDLGAGLTWEPLPAPVVSAPFDLALALRETSDGLHGRIDYPVDLFAHATIEGMARRFEHLLEGLAAAIDRPLSELPLLGRDERALLARWSEGPPSGGRESTLQERFAAQAQATPHAIALSAPGFELDYAGLEDRVARLAGRLVREGVARGHRVGLWVGDHPGVIVALLAILRAGAAYVPLDPGYPLSRLRWIAGDAALRLIVRAAGGEPPDLGVATLDVTGPSGLPETGDLLPPVAGSPEDLAYILYTSGSTGEPKGVCVPHRGPLRLVIGADYVRLDAAETLLQAAPLTFDASVFEMFGALLNGGRLALTTGGDGSLAALGQTIREQGVTTLWLTAGLFHLVVDECPEILAPLRQLLAGGDRLSLAHVRKVQALFPQLRVINGYGPTETSTFACCHTIAAVDDLSAEGSPPIGRPISDTTVYVLDGDGQLTPPGVPGELHIGGAGLAHGYLNRPDRTAERFVPNLFIDPRTSAFEDDDLSLYRTGDLVRFAADGTILYLGRLDDQVKIRGFRVEPGEIEAVLVAHDGIRAAAVVVDEADARDRRLVAYAVPAAGSRPLDDPAMRAFLSERLPDYMVPAHVVWLDRLPLTANGKLDRRALPAPRRDLAGEEPQGETERMLAGIWASVLKCDRVGRSDNFFDLGGDSILAMQIVSRSAQAGLSIAPRHLFQHQTVAALAAVAAPRVQEAPKAPDRLTLDQADLEAALASVSFGEETDS; encoded by the coding sequence ATGGCGGATATCGTCGACGTCTACGAGATGACTCCGCTCCAGGCGGGCATGCTCTTCCACACGCTCTACCAGCCCGAATCCGGCGCCTATTTCGAGCAGTTCTGGTGCGTCCTGGAAGGGCCGCTCGACGTCGAGGCCTACCGGGGCGCGTGGCAGCAGACCGTCGCCCGCCATGACGTGCTGCGCAGCGCATGCCATTGGGACGACCTCGATCACCCGGCGCTGGTGGTGCACGGCGCGGCCGATCCGGAATGGTGCATCGAGGACTGGAGCGGCCTCGATGCCGCCGCGCAGGACACGCGCTTCGCCGCATGGCTCGCCGACGATCGCAGCCGCGGCTTTGCGCTGGACCGGGCCCCGCTCGTGCGCTTCGCGCTGCTCCGTCTCGGATCCGGCCGTCACCGTTTCGTCTGGAGCTTCCATCATCTGCTGATGGACGGCTGGTGCGGTGCCTTGCTGGTCCGAGAGGTCCTGCGGCGCTATGCGGGCGGCGAAGCGCCGCCGGCGCCGCCATCCTATCGCCATTTCGTGGAGTGGCGCGCGCGCCAGGACAGGGACGCGGCCGAGGCCTATTGGCGCCATGCGCTTGCGGGCGCCGCCATGCCGACGCCGCTCGGCATCGAGCGGCCCCGTTCCGGCGGCGCCTTGCCGATCACGCTTCGCGAGACGCTTTCCGCCGGGTTGAGCGCCGATCTCACGACGATGGCACGCGACGCGCGGCTGACGCTGAACACGCTCGTCCAAGGCGCTTGGGCGCTCCTGCTCGCCCGCTACAGCGGAGCGGAAGACGTCGTGTTCGGCGCGGTCCAGTCCGGCCGGCCGCCCGAGCTGCCGGGCGTGGAGGATATGGTCGGCCTGTTCCTCAACACGACTCCGGTGCGGGCGGTCGCCGCGGCCGGCGAGCGGCTCGTTCCGTGGCTTCGGGACCTGCAGGCCGAGCAACGCCAACGCGAGCGCTTCGGCTACGCCGCACTCACCGACATCCAGCGCTGGAGCGGGACGACGGGCAGCACGCTGTTCGACAGCCTGCTGATCGTCGAGACCTACCCGCAGTCGATCGAGTCCGTGGTGGCAACGGACGAATCGTCGCTTCGCGTCAGCGGGGCGGGCAGCCGCGAGCGGACCCACTACGCCCTCACGCTCAAGGTCTTTCCGGGCGATCGGATCGGGCTCGATCTCAGCGCCGATCCCGCCCGGATCGAGCCCGCCGACGCCAAGCGTCTCCTCGCCCATCTGCGGACCGTGCTCGCCCAGTTCGCGCAACGGCCCGATGCCAGGCTCGGCGAGATCACGCTTCTCGATCCTGCCGAGCGCGACCGTCTCTTGCGGCTTGGGCGGGGAAGGGAGCGGACGCCCGCGCCCCTGGTGCACGAGCAGATCCTGGTCCGCGCCGGCGCGTCTCCGCAAGCGGTCGCGGTCGAACTCGAGGACGGGACCTGCCTGACCTACGCCGAGCTCGACCGGCGCTCGGGCGCGATGGCGGCCCGGCTTCGCGAGCAGGGAGCCGGGCCCGGCACGGTGGTCGCGCTGTGCCTGGAGCGGGGTGCCGCCCTCGTGCCGTCGCTGCTGGGCGTTCTGCGGTCCGGCGCGGCCTATCTGCCGCTCGACCCGCATTATCCGGCGGAACGGATCGCCACCACGCTGGCTGATGCCGGCGCGCGGCTGGTGCTGACGGACGAGGCGAGCGCCCCTGTCCTGGCCGGATGGCCGGCCATCGAGGTCGTGAACGCGGCGGACTGGCTTGCGCAAACGGTGGACGATTGCGGCCCTGACCGCGCCGTGGACGCCGATGCGATCGCCTACATCCTCTACACGAGCGGCAGCACCGGCCGTCCCAAAGGCGTGCCGATCCGCCATAGCAGCCTCAGCAATTTCCTCGCCTCAATGGCCGTCCGGCCGGGGATCGAGGCGGGCGATCGGCTGCTGGCCGTGACGACCGTCGCCTTCGACATCGCGGCACTGGAGCTGCTGGGACCGCTCAGCCAGGGCGGGACCGTCGTCCTGGCCGAGGCCGCGAGCGCGCGTGACGGCCACCGTCTGGCCGCGCTGCTTAGGGAGCGAGCGATCACGATCCTGCAGGCTACCCCGTCTGGGTGGCGCCTCCTGGTCGAGGCCGGCTGGACCGGCGGCACGGGCCTTCGGATGTTGTGCGGCGGCGAGGCGCTGGACGCGCCGCTCGCGCGTGCCTTGCTGGAGCGCGGCGGTGCGCTCTGGAACCTCTACGGTCCGACCGAGACGACCATATGGTCGGCCGCGCTCAGGATCGACGCCTCCATGCTGGATGGAGCCGTCGCGCCGATCGGCGAGGCGATCGACGAGACGCAGCTCCACGTGCTCGATCCCTCGGGCATGCCCGCGCCGACCGGCGTTCCGGGCGAGCTTCACATCGGCGGCGCAGGTCTGAGCCCCGGCTATTGGAACCGGCCGGAGCTTGCGGCGGACGCGTTCGTTCCCAACCCCTTCGCCGGCCATCCCGGCGAGGGCCCGACCCTCTATCGGACCGGCGATCAGGTGCGCCTGCGCGACGACGGCCGCATCGACTTCCTCGGCCGGCGGGATGGGCAAATCAAGCTGCGCGGCTTTCGCATCGAGCTCGGCGAGATCGAGGCATGCTTGGCCAACGACCCCGATGTGATCCAGCCGGTCGTGACCGTGCGCGACGATGGCGGGGCGCGCCTGGTCGCCTATCTCCGTCTTTTGGATACCGCGCCGGCCGATGTCATTTCCCGCCTGCGCGATCACCTCGCGGCGGCGTTGCCGGCCCACATGCTGCCGTCGGCCTATGTCACGCTGGACGCGTTTCCGCTCACGCCCAACGGCAAGATCGACCGGGCGGCTCTTCCGGTGCCTGGGCAGGAGATCGAGGCGGCGCACGAAGCGGGCCGATCGCCGGTGGAGGAGCTCATCGCCGGTGTCTGGGCCGAGGCGCTGGGCGTCGCGCATGTCGGGCGTGACAACGGCTTTTTTGACCTGGGCGGGCACTCCTTGCTGGCCACGCGTGTCCTCGGGCAGGTGCGGCGCGCTCTCGGCGTGGACCTCGGGCTCAAGGATCTGTTCGAGGCTTCCTCTTTCGAAGGCTTCTGCGCGCGTGTGACGGCCGCACGCGACGGGGGCCGTCCATCCCTGCCGTCGATCGTCGCCGGCGCCGTGCCGACGCTGTCTTTCGCGCAACGTAGGCACTGGCTGATCGCGCGGCTCGACCCGGACAATCCGGGCTATCTCTTGCCGATCGCGGTTCGTCTGCGGGGCCCGCTCGACCGTGCCGCGCTCGAGCGTGCGCTGTCCGGCCTCGTGGCCCGGCATGCGGTCTTGCGCAGCGTGTTTCCGGAAAGGGATGGCAGCCCGGCGCTTCGCGTCATCGATGCCGCCCCGATCGCCCTTCCGGTCGAGGATCTTGCGGCCTTGCCTGCATCCGAACGGGAACAGGCGCTGCCGGCGGCACGCGAGCACGAGGCGCGCTCCGGCTTCGACCTGCGGGCCGGGCCGCCCTGGCGGGTCCGGCTGCTGCGCGCGACCGAGGACGAGCACGTCCTTCTGCTCACGCTGCACCATATCCTGGCCGACGAATGGTCGCTCGACCTGCTCCGGCGCGCGATCGCGTCGGGTTACGCCGCCGCGCTCGGCAACGGCCCGGAGCCGGAGGTCCCGCAGATCCAGTACGCGGACTTCGCGGCGTGGCAGCGGGAGCTCGACCTCGCGCCGCAACTGGACTACTGGCGTCGCCGCCTGGCGGACGCGCCGACGCTGCTGCCGCTGGCGACCGACTTTCCCCGGCCCGCCGTTCGGACCGGTGCGGGAGCCTGCGTTCCGATCCGGCTCTCGGTCGCTGCCGTGGGCGGCTTGCGTCGGGCGGCGCAGCGGGAGGGCGTGACGCTGTTCATGACGCTGCTCGCCGCCTTCCACGCGCTGCTTTACCGTCACACCGGCAGCACGGACATCGTGGTCGGTACACCCGTCGCCAACCGGCAGCTCGCCGAGGTGCAGGAGATCATCGGGCTGTTCGTCAACACCGTGGCGATCCGTGCCGACCTCTCGGGCGATCCCTCGTTCGCCGCGCTTCTGGGCCAGGTGCGCGACGCCGTGCTGGACGCCCACGCCCATCAGGACGCGCCGTTCGAGCAGGTCCTGGAGGCACTGGGCGTTCCGCGCAGCTACAGTCATCCGCCCCTGTTCCAGACGCTGTTCTCGCTGCAGACCCTGCCGCCGGCCGGCGACCTGGGCGCCGGCCTGACCTGGGAACCCCTGCCGGCGCCCGTCGTCAGCGCGCCTTTCGACCTGGCGCTCGCTCTGCGCGAGACGTCGGACGGCCTTCACGGACGTATCGACTATCCCGTCGATCTGTTCGCTCACGCGACCATCGAAGGGATGGCGCGCCGCTTCGAGCATCTGCTGGAGGGTCTGGCCGCCGCCATCGACCGTCCGCTCTCGGAACTGCCGTTGCTCGGCCGTGACGAGCGGGCGCTGCTCGCGCGCTGGTCCGAAGGACCGCCGAGCGGCGGGCGCGAATCAACGTTGCAAGAGCGCTTCGCCGCCCAGGCGCAGGCGACGCCGCACGCGATCGCCTTGAGCGCGCCGGGCTTCGAGCTCGACTATGCCGGTCTCGAGGACAGGGTCGCCAGGCTCGCCGGTCGTCTCGTGCGGGAAGGCGTCGCGCGCGGACACCGGGTCGGGCTGTGGGTCGGCGACCATCCGGGCGTGATCGTCGCCCTCCTGGCGATCCTGCGGGCAGGCGCGGCCTACGTGCCGCTCGATCCCGGCTATCCCCTGAGCCGCTTGCGCTGGATCGCGGGCGACGCCGCCTTGCGCCTCATCGTGCGTGCCGCAGGCGGCGAGCCGCCGGACCTGGGCGTCGCGACCCTGGACGTGACGGGCCCGAGCGGGCTGCCGGAGACGGGAGATCTGTTGCCGCCGGTGGCGGGCAGCCCCGAGGACTTGGCTTATATCCTCTACACGTCGGGCTCGACCGGCGAGCCCAAGGGCGTGTGCGTGCCGCATCGCGGGCCGTTGCGGCTGGTGATCGGTGCCGACTACGTCCGCCTCGACGCCGCCGAGACGCTGCTCCAGGCGGCGCCCCTCACCTTCGATGCGTCCGTCTTCGAGATGTTCGGCGCGCTGCTGAACGGCGGCCGCCTCGCGTTGACGACCGGCGGCGACGGCTCGCTGGCGGCGCTCGGCCAAACCATCCGCGAACAGGGGGTGACCACCTTGTGGCTCACCGCCGGCCTGTTTCATCTCGTCGTCGACGAGTGTCCGGAGATCCTGGCGCCGTTGCGCCAGCTCCTGGCCGGCGGGGATCGGCTGTCGCTCGCCCATGTCCGGAAAGTGCAGGCGCTCTTCCCGCAGCTTCGCGTGATCAACGGCTACGGTCCGACCGAGACCTCGACCTTCGCATGCTGCCATACGATCGCGGCCGTGGACGATCTTTCGGCCGAGGGATCGCCGCCGATCGGCCGCCCGATCAGCGATACGACCGTTTATGTCCTGGACGGCGACGGCCAGCTTACGCCGCCGGGCGTTCCCGGCGAGCTCCATATCGGCGGCGCGGGCCTTGCGCACGGCTACCTCAACCGGCCGGACCGGACGGCCGAGCGGTTCGTCCCCAACCTCTTCATCGATCCACGGACCAGCGCCTTCGAGGACGACGATCTCAGCCTGTATCGCACCGGCGACCTGGTCCGCTTCGCCGCCGACGGGACGATCCTCTATCTCGGCCGGCTGGATGACCAGGTGAAGATACGCGGCTTTCGGGTCGAGCCCGGCGAGATCGAGGCGGTGCTGGTCGCGCATGACGGCATCCGTGCCGCGGCGGTGGTCGTGGACGAGGCGGACGCGCGCGACCGGCGCCTCGTGGCCTATGCCGTGCCTGCGGCCGGGAGCCGCCCGCTGGACGATCCGGCGATGCGCGCGTTCCTCTCGGAGCGGCTGCCGGACTACATGGTGCCGGCGCATGTAGTCTGGCTCGACCGGCTGCCGCTGACCGCCAACGGCAAGCTCGACCGGCGCGCGCTGCCCGCTCCGCGGCGCGATCTCGCCGGCGAGGAGCCGCAGGGCGAGACGGAACGCATGCTGGCCGGCATCTGGGCGTCGGTGCTGAAATGCGACCGGGTTGGCCGCAGCGACAATTTCTTCGATCTCGGCGGCGATTCCATCCTGGCCATGCAGATCGTCAGCCGCTCGGCGCAGGCCGGGCTGTCGATCGCGCCGCGCCACCTCTTCCAGCACCAGACGGTCGCGGCGCTCGCAGCGGTCGCGGCGCCGCGCGTGCAGGAAGCGCCGAAGGCTCCTGACCGGCTCACGCTCGACCAAGCCGATCTCGAAGCGGCGCTCGCCAGCGTGAGCTTTGGGGAGGAGACCGATTCCTGA
- a CDS encoding MATE family efflux transporter, giving the protein MPHASGSAMSVAADRSAPRNRTLFQLSFPLFLHSVLTTGVVLIDTMIISAHSAAAAAAVNIANQVLLVGYEFTTLLGVGGLILIAHSLGRGDEATARNVAAIAVLANAALGVLIGVLLALIGPLMLRWLNTPDAIAGEARLYIYVVAVAMAFNGFMVAAIACLRGFGRSRTVLALGLGAYAFYLALEYALILGWGPIPALGVLGSALGTLLMRVAAAGALAVVLVRALGVNVLRRIGRDGWGVIRRAFALAFPSVSDNIAYGLYQLILLGFVAGFGVASVLSRGYVMIGAAFLTLVIMAISQGNEVLLGYHRGAGRTEDAGRQALRSALLAASLATALATVLYGLTEPFIGLFIDDPAVVDISRDLLLLTIILQPGYAVNAILFHSLKAVGDVRWPACVSQAITWGLSLPLAWLFCVHLGHGAPGIWWALIIEETIKALLMYMRWQSGVWSGRAVP; this is encoded by the coding sequence GTGCCTCATGCGTCCGGCTCCGCCATGAGCGTCGCCGCCGATCGGTCCGCGCCGCGCAACCGGACCCTCTTCCAGCTCAGCTTCCCCCTGTTCCTGCACTCCGTGCTGACAACCGGCGTCGTGCTGATCGACACCATGATCATCAGCGCGCACTCGGCGGCCGCGGCCGCCGCCGTCAACATCGCCAACCAGGTGCTTCTGGTCGGCTACGAGTTTACGACGCTCCTGGGCGTGGGCGGTCTCATCCTGATCGCGCACAGCCTGGGGCGCGGCGACGAAGCGACGGCTCGAAACGTCGCCGCCATAGCCGTCCTGGCCAACGCCGCGCTCGGGGTCCTGATCGGCGTCCTGCTCGCGCTGATCGGCCCCTTGATGCTGCGCTGGCTGAACACGCCCGACGCCATCGCCGGCGAGGCGCGGCTCTACATCTACGTCGTGGCCGTCGCGATGGCCTTCAACGGGTTCATGGTGGCGGCGATCGCCTGCCTGCGCGGCTTCGGCCGGAGCCGCACCGTTCTCGCGCTCGGGCTGGGCGCCTACGCCTTCTACCTCGCCTTGGAGTACGCGCTGATCCTGGGATGGGGGCCGATACCGGCCCTTGGCGTCCTCGGCTCGGCGCTGGGCACGCTGCTCATGCGCGTCGCCGCCGCCGGAGCCCTGGCGGTGGTGCTCGTCCGCGCGCTGGGCGTCAACGTGCTGCGACGCATCGGCCGCGACGGCTGGGGCGTGATCCGGCGCGCCTTCGCCCTGGCCTTCCCCAGCGTTTCCGACAACATCGCCTATGGCCTCTACCAGTTGATCCTGCTCGGCTTCGTGGCCGGCTTCGGCGTCGCCAGCGTGCTTAGCCGCGGCTACGTCATGATCGGCGCCGCCTTCCTCACCCTCGTGATCATGGCGATCAGCCAGGGAAACGAAGTCCTGCTCGGCTATCACCGCGGGGCAGGGCGCACGGAGGACGCCGGCCGCCAGGCGCTGCGTTCGGCTCTCCTCGCGGCCAGCCTCGCCACGGCGCTCGCCACCGTCCTCTATGGGCTGACGGAGCCGTTCATCGGCCTGTTCATCGACGATCCGGCGGTCGTGGACATCAGCAGGGACCTGCTCCTGCTGACCATCATCCTCCAGCCGGGATACGCGGTGAACGCGATCCTGTTCCACTCGTTGAAGGCGGTCGGAGACGTGCGCTGGCCCGCTTGCGTCAGCCAGGCGATCACCTGGGGGCTGAGCCTGCCGCTTGCCTGGCTGTTCTGCGTCCATCTGGGACATGGCGCGCCCGGCATCTGGTGGGCACTCATCATCGAGGAGACGATCAAGGCGCTCCTCATGTATATGCGCTGGCAGAGCGGCGTCTGGTCGGGACGGGCCGTGCCGTGA
- a CDS encoding iron-siderophore ABC transporter substrate-binding protein — protein sequence MRRFGISMRAVAACAALVTLLPAGARAQECAGRLFESPVIEGGALCVPEEPERVVVLDSAYNLQMGLELGAPIVGAPLTDYGTEELSPDQRARVTNIGTGFEPGLEAIVLLDPDLILGDSFLHGERLDTLSQIAPTALIKTQDWKAYFRTIADLVNRNERAERMLGAYEARAADIRARMPDVTVSFLRVQPNAFHVYVDGPAAYAPARVMAEAGVRRTAYETVTDDTVLKRPGWESLSALSGDILLYLVGAGRDDALDDDLDRETQAHPLWQALPAVEANRAFRVKAKDWVRFGGIASANRVLDVLEAHVVAPR from the coding sequence TTGAGGCGTTTCGGTATTTCCATGCGGGCCGTCGCGGCGTGCGCGGCTCTCGTGACCTTGCTTCCGGCAGGGGCGAGGGCGCAGGAATGCGCCGGCCGTCTGTTCGAGAGCCCCGTGATCGAGGGGGGAGCGTTGTGCGTCCCGGAGGAGCCGGAACGGGTCGTCGTGCTCGATTCCGCCTACAATCTTCAGATGGGGCTCGAGCTCGGCGCGCCCATCGTCGGCGCGCCCTTGACCGACTACGGCACCGAGGAGCTTTCCCCGGACCAGCGCGCCCGCGTGACCAACATCGGCACGGGCTTCGAGCCGGGCCTCGAGGCGATCGTGCTGCTCGATCCCGACTTGATTCTCGGCGACTCGTTCCTGCACGGCGAACGGCTGGACACGCTTTCGCAGATCGCGCCGACGGCGCTGATCAAGACCCAGGATTGGAAGGCCTATTTCCGGACGATCGCGGATCTGGTCAACCGGAACGAACGGGCCGAGCGGATGCTGGGTGCCTACGAGGCGCGGGCGGCGGACATACGCGCCCGCATGCCCGACGTGACCGTCTCCTTCCTGCGCGTGCAGCCGAACGCCTTTCATGTCTATGTCGACGGTCCCGCCGCCTACGCCCCGGCGCGGGTCATGGCCGAGGCCGGCGTGAGGCGCACGGCGTACGAGACGGTGACCGATGACACCGTGTTGAAGCGGCCGGGCTGGGAGAGCCTGAGCGCGCTGTCCGGCGACATCCTGCTCTATCTCGTCGGCGCCGGCCGGGACGACGCCCTGGACGACGACCTCGACCGCGAGACCCAGGCCCATCCGCTCTGGCAGGCGCTTCCGGCCGTGGAAGCGAACCGGGCGTTTCGCGTGAAGGCGAAGGACTGGGTACGCTTCGGCGGCATCGCATCCGCGAACCGCGTGTTGGACGTGCTGGAAGCCCATGTGGTCGCGCCGCGCTGA
- the fhuF gene encoding siderophore-iron reductase FhuF yields the protein MADLVSLAPLYVGPLQGFPPAGIGQSPPVGAIHGRSLLDRDALAAAIKRYADHRDSHGERFGAVVSEWSKLYAIALLVPVVSANILLEQDIPIAFDALHLELDENGLPARFWFSEFASPLATTDVPARFSPLLAHLEAIVDVFAALSGYSTKVFWSNAGNVFEHFASAMHRHPLAVTGSGASAQTLIEMRTLHDRRRNPLYQPVRYLDCGGETLRRVRKLCCLRYVLPVGEGGAPYCGACPLRTENKAKALSRNVRRRERVEK from the coding sequence GTGGCCGATCTCGTTTCGCTCGCGCCGCTCTATGTCGGCCCGCTGCAAGGATTCCCGCCGGCCGGCATCGGCCAGTCGCCGCCCGTGGGAGCCATTCACGGGCGCTCACTGCTCGATCGTGACGCGCTGGCCGCCGCCATCAAGCGCTACGCCGACCATCGCGACTCGCACGGCGAGCGCTTCGGGGCCGTCGTGTCGGAGTGGTCCAAGCTCTACGCCATCGCGCTTTTGGTGCCCGTCGTATCCGCCAATATCCTGCTCGAGCAGGACATCCCCATCGCCTTCGACGCCTTGCACCTCGAGCTCGACGAGAACGGGCTTCCGGCGCGGTTCTGGTTCTCGGAGTTTGCGAGCCCTCTCGCCACCACGGACGTGCCTGCCCGGTTTTCACCTCTGCTTGCGCATCTCGAAGCGATCGTCGACGTCTTCGCGGCGCTGTCCGGCTACTCCACGAAAGTCTTTTGGAGCAATGCCGGCAACGTGTTCGAGCACTTCGCCTCCGCCATGCACAGGCATCCGCTCGCCGTCACGGGCAGCGGCGCGTCGGCACAGACCTTGATCGAGATGCGCACGCTTCACGACCGGCGGCGAAACCCTCTCTATCAGCCTGTCCGCTATTTGGATTGCGGCGGCGAGACGTTGCGTCGGGTCCGGAAATTGTGCTGCCTGCGCTATGTCCTGCCGGTCGGCGAGGGCGGCGCTCCCTATTGCGGCGCCTGTCCGCTGAGAACCGAGAACAAGGCCAAGGCTCTGTCTCGAAACGTCCGGCGGCGTGAGCGGGTCGAGAAGTAG